One segment of Proteus appendicitidis DNA contains the following:
- the argF gene encoding ornithine carbamoyltransferase: MNPFYQKSFLRLLDFSPAEIQQLLTLSAQLKKAKKSGQETQYLTGKNIALIFEKDSTRTRCAFEVAAFDQGARVTYLGGGSQIGHKESIKDTARVLGRMYDGIQYRGYGQKTVDALAQYSGVPVWNGLTNEFHPTQLLADLLTITEHQTKPLSETVFAYLGDARNNMGNTMLEAAALTGMDLRLVAPKACWPEANLVAQCQNIAKKNGGNITLTENVAEGVKNADFLYTDVWVSMGEPKEVWKERISLLKPYQVNMDVIKLTGNPAVKFLHCLPAFHDEETTMGKALAEEFNLYGGFEVTNEVFESKHSIVFDEAENRLHTIKAVMVATLANPF; this comes from the coding sequence ATGAACCCTTTTTATCAAAAATCATTCTTACGTTTGCTTGATTTTTCACCTGCAGAAATTCAGCAACTACTCACATTGTCAGCACAATTGAAAAAAGCCAAAAAATCAGGTCAAGAAACGCAATATCTTACGGGAAAAAATATCGCACTGATTTTTGAAAAAGACTCAACACGTACCCGTTGTGCATTTGAAGTTGCTGCATTTGATCAAGGCGCAAGAGTGACTTATTTAGGGGGAGGAAGCCAGATTGGGCATAAAGAATCGATAAAAGATACCGCTCGAGTATTAGGTCGTATGTATGATGGTATTCAGTATCGAGGTTACGGACAAAAAACGGTAGATGCACTTGCACAATATTCAGGTGTCCCTGTTTGGAATGGTTTAACCAATGAATTTCACCCAACACAACTATTAGCCGATTTGCTCACTATCACTGAACATCAAACTAAACCGTTATCAGAAACCGTGTTTGCTTACCTTGGTGATGCTCGCAATAACATGGGAAATACTATGCTGGAAGCGGCAGCATTAACCGGTATGGATTTACGTTTAGTTGCACCTAAAGCATGTTGGCCTGAAGCAAATTTAGTTGCTCAATGCCAAAATATTGCCAAGAAAAATGGCGGAAATATCACGCTCACTGAAAATGTCGCTGAAGGCGTTAAAAATGCAGATTTTCTTTACACTGACGTGTGGGTTTCTATGGGTGAACCGAAAGAAGTTTGGAAAGAGCGTATCTCTTTACTCAAACCTTATCAGGTCAATATGGATGTAATTAAATTAACAGGTAACCCTGCGGTTAAGTTCCTACACTGTTTACCTGCTTTTCATGATGAAGAAACAACAATGGGTAAAGCATTAGCTGAAGAATTTAACCTATATGGTGGCTTTGAAGTCACTAATGAGGTTTTTGAATCGAAACACAGCATTGTGTTTGATGAAGCAGAAAATCGTCTTCACACCATAAAAGCGGTGATGGTCGCGACCCTTGCAAATCCTTTCTAA